The DNA segment CCCGAGCACCAAAGAAAAAGAGAGATCGGCACCGCCGATCTCTTTTTTTTCGTTGACACGTTTTTTTTCGATCGGAATAATGTCTCTGACTGGTTCGCGAATTGTCCACGACGTCCACCGCCATGTTGAAGATCCGCAGAAGAAGCACGAAAATGTTTCGTGGGGACTCGAAGGAAAGACGACCGGTGAAGGGGACGTGGACGGAGCCAGTGTCGGACAATTCGTGGTCGTCCAAGGGTGCGCCGGGCGGCCTGAGTGCAATGTCAGCAAGCGAGGTCCAAGATGGAGGAGAGTCTGAAGCTGGCAGCTGCGGCCAAGAAGAAGACCAAGAAGAAGGCCGCGAAGAAGAAGGTCGCCAAGAAGAAGGTGGCCAAGAAGAAGGTCGCCAAGAAGAAGGTGGCCAAGAAGAAGGTCGCCAAGAAGAAGGTGGCCAAGAAGAAGGTGGCCAAGAAGAAGGTGGCCAAGAAGAAGGTGGCCAAGAAGAGGGTCACCAAGAAGAAGTGATGTAGGGCGCTGCAAGGCGCTTACTGCCTAAGAGCCGCCGCTCCCGCAAGGGAAGCGGCGGTTCTTGTGGTGCAGGCCGGTGGGGAGCGGGATCAGTAGATCGGCTTGACGTCGAACAGCATGGTGATGCCGATGGTGCCCGTCATGGTCGTAACTTGTTTGCTGTAAGTCACTTCCTCGGTCTGCAAGGCGAATGTCGTGGCCGTGAACTGGGCGTTGACATGGAAGCCCTCGCTCAGAGGCAAGATCAAGCCGCCGAAGAGCTGGAAGTAGAGGGCCGTCTTGTCCTCGAGTACGCTGAAACGGTTGATGATGCCTCCGAAGCCTGTGCCGAAGTAGGGCCTCAGGCCGAAGGTCTTCAGCGTATGGGCATCGTAGGCAAGGGAGATCCCTCCCATGTATGACTTGAAGTTGCTGTCTTCGCTGCCGCCTTTGAACCGTGTCTCGTCGTAGAATCCCTCGTACCACTGATCGAGATCCTCTCCGTAGACGCGCTCGATAAAGAGATCGTTCTCGAAGCGGGCCATCGAAAGGGTGGCCTTCGCGCGGCTATAGGAGGCGTTCAGGTCGAAGTGGAAGGAGTCCGAGAGATAGAAGCCGATGTTCAGCCTGTATATCTCGCCGGCGTCGATCTCCTTGACCGGCGCGTCGAAACCGTTTGCGGGGCGCTCCGTGCCCAGGTCCAGTTCTTCGCCGTTGAAGAGCGTCACGGTGTTCGATCCTTCAGCCAGCTGCGCCCGATCGTCGATGATGGGCAGGTCGAGATACCTGGTGCCGGAGTAGTAGCCCCCGGAGAAGCTGATGCTGATGCTCTTGATTCTGCTCGTCAGTTCCTCCGTGGGGGCGTCGGTCTCGGCGTCGGTCCGGGCCGGCACGGCCGTAGCCGCCAGGCAGGCGAACGACACGGCCATCAGCAACATCAGTCGTTTCGAGCTCATTCAACACCTCGGCATGGTGTGCGGTGGGTACGAGCAGGCCACCCGCAGGCTGCGCGGAGAAGGGCCCGGGTTCCGGAACCGGGAACCGTTTCCGGACGACGGGCGCCGAACTACGGTAATGCAGACCCTCAACCTGGGCAAGGACTTTGTCCTGCGCCGTTCGACCGTAAACATAGGGGATCAGGCAAGGTGGGACAAGGGGGGCGGGATTGACATGGTCCCGGCTCGCGGTTATCATTGCTGCTCGGCAAAAAACGGCCGGAGACGCCCTAACCGGTGTTCAAGCGCTTATTTGCCCGCCGCATTTTCCTGATCGACCGACCCCGACCGGAGGATGAAGTTGAAGACCTATGCAATGGACATGATCCGTAACATCGCATTGATAGCTCCACACGGGGTGGGCAAGACGAGCCTGGCGGACGCCATGCTCCACGTGACGGGCAAGGTCGGGCGCCGGGGCAGCGTGGATGACGGCTCCTCCGTCTTCGACTACTCCGACGAGGAGATCGAGAAGAAGCAGACGATGTCCGCCAGCCTGGGCTGGGTCGAGGTCGGCGACACCAAGATCAACATCATCGACACCCCGGGCGTCAATGACTTCCGTTGCGACATGTTCTGCGCCCTCGAAATCGTCGACGGCGTGTTGTTCGGCGTGAAGGCGGACGGCGGTCTGGAGGTCTCCAGCGACGCCCTGTGGCGCATCCTGCGCGAGCGCGGGATGCCGACGATGATCGTGCTCACCCGCATGAACAAGGAGCACGCCGACTTCGACAAGGCCATCGCCGAGTTCAACGAGCATCTCGGCGGCACCTCGGTGCCGGTCCAGCTGCCCATCGGCAGCGGCGAGTCCTTCAAGGGCGTCGTGGACCTGCTGAGCAACAAGGCCTACGAGTTCGACGCCGACGGCAGGCCGCAACCCGTGGACATACCCGCCGACATGGCCGGCGAGGCCGAGGCCGCGCGTGAGGAACTCATGAACGCCGCCGCCGAGACCGACGAGGCGCTCATCGAGAAGTTCCTCGAGGACGGGACCCTCAGCGACGAGGACATGCTGGCCGGATTGACCGCCGGCATGGTCGCCGGCCAGGTGTATCCGGTCTTCCTGACGGCTGCCGACTCCGAGGTCGGCGTCAAGCCCTTGCTCGACGCCGTGGCGAAGCTCATCCCGACCCCCGCCGCCAAGACCGAACTGAAGGGTCTGAAACCAGGCACCGATGAGGAGACGACGGTGGAGATAGGCTCCGACAAGGGCGGGCTGGCCTACGCCTTCAAGTACCAGCGCGAGACCCAGGGCGGCGACCAGACCTGGCTCAAGGTCTGGAGCGGCGGGATCAAGTCGGGCGACAATTTCAGCACGTCCAACGGCAACAGCGAGCGTATCGGTCAGCTCAGCGTGGCCATGGGCAAGGGACGCGAAAAGGTCGACGGTGCGTGCGCCGGCGACATCGTCCTGGCCGCCAAGTTGAAGAACAGCCCCACCGGTACGACGCTCTACACCAGCGCCGCCCAGATCCAGTTGCCGGCGCCGCAACTGCCCAATCCCACCAGTGCCGAGGCGATCACCTCGGCTACCGCCGGTGAAGAGGACAAGATGGGCGTCGGCCTGAACAAGCTCAGGGAGGAGGATCCCTCCTTCAAGATCGTCCAGGACGGCGAGTTGAGCCAGACTCTGCTGATCGGCCAGGGCGAAATGCATCTGACGACCGTTCTCGACCGTCTGAAGAAGCAGTTCGGCGTGACGGTCGAGCGCCATCGCCCCCGGGTTGCCTTCAAGGAGACCATCAAGGCCACGGTGGAGGTCCAGGGCCGCTACAAGAAGCAGACCGGCGGGCGCGGCCAGTTCGGCGACGTGCACCTGCGCCTCGAGCCGCTGCCCCGGGGCGAGGACTTCGAATTCGCGAACGAGATCGTGGGCGGGGTGGTGCCGTCGAAGTTCATCCCGGCCGTGGAGAAGGGCGTGCGCGAGACGATGTCCAGGGGCGTGGTGGCCGGTTACAAGATGGTCGACATGAGGGTCGCCCTCTACTTCGGCTCCTACCACGCCGTGGATTCCAGCGAGAACAGCTTCAAGGCCGCTGCGCGCATCGCCCTGAAGAAGGGCGTGCCCGACGCCAAGCCGACCCTGCTCGAACCGATCATGCAGGTTACGATCCGCGTACCCGAGTCCTACATGGGTGATGTGATGGGCGACATCTCCAGCCGCCGGGGACAGCCCCAGGGCATGGAGGCCGAGGGTCCCATCCAGGTGATCAAGGCCCTGGTGCCCCAGGACGAGATGTACCAGTATTCGACCACCCTGCGCGCCATGACCCAGGGCACGGGTGAATTCTCCATGGAGTTCAGCCACTACGCCGAGGTGCCGGGCGATGTAGCCAGGCAGCTCATCGAGGCCTACGCGAAGAGCCGGACCGAGGACGCCGACTGATTGGCACCGAGACAGCGGGTGTTCGACCGGCCCCCATTGGGAACAGGAGGCGAGATGTCCGGGCACTCCAAGTGGAGCACGATCAAGCGCAAGAAGGGCGCCAAGGACGCCGCCCGCAGCAAGATCTGGTCGCGTCTGGCCCGCGAGGTCATCGTCGCCGCCAAGATCGGCGGCGGTGATCAGGAAGCGAACGCGCGCCTGCGATCGGCCATCCTGGCGGCCAAGGCCGCCAATATGCCCAACGCCAACATCGAGCGCGCCATCAAGCGCGGCACCGGCGAGATAGAGGGCGCCGTCTACGAAGAGGTCAACTTCGAGGGCTACGGTCCCGGCGGCGTGGCCGTCCTGGTGGAGACACAGACCGACAACCGCAACCGGACTACCAGCGAGGTCCGGCACGTCTTCACCAGGTACAACGGCAATCTCGGGACGAACGGCTGCGTCTCGTACCTCTTCGAGCGCAAGGGGTACGTCACCCTGGACGCCTCGCGCGTGGACATGGACACGGCCATGGAGGCGGCCATCGAGATCGGTGCGGAGGACGTGGAACAGGAAGGCGACGCCATCTACGTGTGCACGTCCTTCACAGATCTCAACAACGTGCTGCAGTCGCTCCAGGACCAGGGTATGCCGGTGTCCGAATCCGAGATCGTCCAAGAGCCGACCACGACCGTCCGGATCTCCGGCAAGGATGCCCTGACCTTGATGAAGCTGATCTCCGCCATGGACGATCTCGACGACGTGTCGCACGTCTCGGCCAACTTCGACATCGACGAAGCGGAGATGGCGGAAATCCTGGAGAATCTTTGAGCCGCGTAGGGGCGGGCGTCGGGGGCGGCTCCGTAGCCGCCCCCGTTTTCTCATCCGGGAGAGGCACGTCGCGATGATCATTCTCGGCATCGATCCCGGCTCTCGCCGCACCGGCTACGGCGTGATCGAATGCCGGGGCAACCGCTTCAGGTATTGCGACGCGGGTACCATCGCGACCACCCCCGGCGCCGGTCTGCCCCTGCGCCTGCGGATCATTCACGAGTCGTTGGTGGCGATCATCGCCGACCACGCTCCCGATGTCGCAGCCATCGAGGATGTCTTCAACGCCCGCAACG comes from the bacterium genome and includes:
- a CDS encoding elongation factor G, giving the protein MKTYAMDMIRNIALIAPHGVGKTSLADAMLHVTGKVGRRGSVDDGSSVFDYSDEEIEKKQTMSASLGWVEVGDTKINIIDTPGVNDFRCDMFCALEIVDGVLFGVKADGGLEVSSDALWRILRERGMPTMIVLTRMNKEHADFDKAIAEFNEHLGGTSVPVQLPIGSGESFKGVVDLLSNKAYEFDADGRPQPVDIPADMAGEAEAAREELMNAAAETDEALIEKFLEDGTLSDEDMLAGLTAGMVAGQVYPVFLTAADSEVGVKPLLDAVAKLIPTPAAKTELKGLKPGTDEETTVEIGSDKGGLAYAFKYQRETQGGDQTWLKVWSGGIKSGDNFSTSNGNSERIGQLSVAMGKGREKVDGACAGDIVLAAKLKNSPTGTTLYTSAAQIQLPAPQLPNPTSAEAITSATAGEEDKMGVGLNKLREEDPSFKIVQDGELSQTLLIGQGEMHLTTVLDRLKKQFGVTVERHRPRVAFKETIKATVEVQGRYKKQTGGRGQFGDVHLRLEPLPRGEDFEFANEIVGGVVPSKFIPAVEKGVRETMSRGVVAGYKMVDMRVALYFGSYHAVDSSENSFKAAARIALKKGVPDAKPTLLEPIMQVTIRVPESYMGDVMGDISSRRGQPQGMEAEGPIQVIKALVPQDEMYQYSTTLRAMTQGTGEFSMEFSHYAEVPGDVARQLIEAYAKSRTEDAD
- a CDS encoding YebC/PmpR family DNA-binding transcriptional regulator, with the protein product MSGHSKWSTIKRKKGAKDAARSKIWSRLAREVIVAAKIGGGDQEANARLRSAILAAKAANMPNANIERAIKRGTGEIEGAVYEEVNFEGYGPGGVAVLVETQTDNRNRTTSEVRHVFTRYNGNLGTNGCVSYLFERKGYVTLDASRVDMDTAMEAAIEIGAEDVEQEGDAIYVCTSFTDLNNVLQSLQDQGMPVSESEIVQEPTTTVRISGKDALTLMKLISAMDDLDDVSHVSANFDIDEAEMAEILENL